The following coding sequences are from one Bombus terrestris chromosome 14, iyBomTerr1.2, whole genome shotgun sequence window:
- the LOC100646199 gene encoding R3H domain-containing protein 2 isoform X1, producing the protein MARLEIPSIVVHKGSRSHSRPESPTVVVRGGMPSLPSSRQGFVISGSNTSYQNSSESDMIDGNANPNVGSSPTQNSLHRSSPSCPPDKSDSENKNFRTRTNTKVKLLVRSHAMRESTSPPREPHNGSSSPHSPQSVDGEKKFVGNLSPNSTNVKLNNNESMFNSNLCPNQSPKQMRNTATSPTCRAPSRNGQSSPSQIHSPKNNNSPTNGNKSENQRSKMTGSHVIQKCNNCVKNNQNDRPGLLQTPVSPSKAGQALQHSPKSTNLAQNAQNNQQKMEQRRPNTLNICNNQCSTQCGNTLSVSRPSSRHKLRHQNSSQGSFDSASPCLSRDSSTELYTDSTGIDLEHFIAETINRNQKDRTVLLKIEKDLIEFAKDKQKVCHKFPNMSSYNRMLVHRVAAYFGMEHNVDQSGSSVIVTRTKNMRIPNTRFKEHIRDDLILSEEPRRSILKRDSSSFEDNFNFKSPDRLSGDYCRQSKSFEEREEEYERARRRIFKDSSGESSEVTSWPYWSSSESSDASARYRLLHPSDHTMRLCCVCNRQTKLLKGESFDGRESCRGSVLRPSVSKSFSFGGYTRGMLSRGDSVTSTHSAGARLMKQEIKSVADSGASMCSRLSPSSSGYKSQSQRSDATISPSPSPSPVATMTCSHTQVSSQDLASPESNNQTVMWAVTSISSVPPGSIIINPQTNQPYTNPDGSIYRFDPENPPKFYTAALPPENERNNMSPSKTIEVSEPPKITQNNTKNENKKRSQTNKQHNGGNTTAVTHVTNSATSPSLPFTPPPQQNPGSLQQPQQQQQQQQQQPQQQQTLVKSSSTVQICNHNQTAQPYTTYVPTSEPYNQGVYPPSVGQQTVMMAPHPSQNQANVQNNGQGDVFNQNSVYANYAVPVQQGPVSQTTEITELSGYFMGMSIYDQRVTGDNHSTPPHSYPQPQPSTNQAVQNVQTMPQNYWQPPPNSVPAQQTMYFVPPPGAPLSVSQGPGDRQPLHQQQRFTTNYSFNAQTMTPPSQSNSNYVGSYPVPYNSMPAVTPAPGDYTYQPSVHMVPTYYPPGQTTIQPPPVMYRVPTPPNTPTSNQMPGMPLMYVNSGSYPPPTMVSNGTFGHQVGHNGTSPAPPGTYMTPALVPNLVFRQNVPVVAGVRASTPSNSQRTSRSPTPAHELFGSGSGDRSAQPQPRYPLPMYQGVHIVQGDMRLMHPAVPANPRLQYAPVPSPPVVQGCPRPYRPPSYSSNTSGAGTPTSFDGRNQKIRKQRSKVASLPPTGARPNLYQTPSMPSLSSNVPKDIREGTVKVTITRRNQLVQY; encoded by the exons ATGGCCCGCCTGGAGA TACCAAGTATAGTGGTGCATAAAGGCAGCAGGTCGCATAGCCGACCTGAGAGTCCCACGGTGGTGGTGCGAGGAGGAATGCCCTCACTGCCATCCTCTAGGCAAGGCTTCGTCATAAGTGGCTCCAATACGTCATATCAGAACAGCTCGGAGTCGGATATGATAGACGGGAATGCCAATCCGAATGTCGGCTCTTCTCCTACACAGAATTCTCTCCACCGCAGCTCGCCCTCCTGTCCTCCTGACAAATCAGACTCAGAGAACAAGAACTTTCGTACCAGG ACGAATACGAAAGTTAAGTTGCTGGTCAGGAGCCATGCTATGAGAGAGTCGACGTCTCCTCCAAGGGAGCCACACAACGGTTCGTCGTCTCCACATAGCCCTCAGTCGGTAGACGGTGAAAAGAAGTTCGTGGGCAACCTGTCGCCAAATTCCACTAACGTGAAGCTTAATAACAACGAGTCAATGTTCAACAGTAATCTTTGCCCGAATCAATCCCCCAAGCAAATGCGTAATACAGCTACTTCACCTACCTGTCGAGCTCCGTCACGAAATG GTCAATCTAGTCCCTCCCAAATTCACTCACCAAAGAATAATAACTCTCCAACGAACGGCAATAAGTCGGAGAACCAACGTTCCAAGATGACAGGCTCGCACGTGATTCAAAAATGCAATAATTGCGTAAAGAACAATCAAAATGACCGACCCGGCTTGCTTCAGACGCCTGTGTCTCCGTCGAAGGCTGGGCAGGCGTTGCAACACTCGCCAAAGAGTACCAACCTGGCTCAAAACGCGCAAAACAATCAGCAGAAGATGGAACAACGTAGACCAAACACGTTGAATATTTGCAACAACCAGTGTTCGACGCAGTGCGGCAATACCTTGTCCGTGAGCAGACCTAGCTCGCGGCACAAGCTGAGGCATCAGAATTCCTCTCAGGGTAGCTTTGACAGCGCGTCTCCTTGCCTCTCACGAG ATAGTAGTACGGAATTGTATACGGACAGTACTGGAATAGATCTGGAGCATTTCATCGCGGAAACTATAAATCGTAACCAAAAGGATCGCACGGTGCTATTAAAAATCGAGAAAGATCTGATAGAATTTGCAAAGGACAAGCAGAAAGTCTGTCACAAGTTTCCAAACATGTCCTCTTACAACAGAATGCTAGTGCATCGCGTGGCAGCCTACTTTGGCATGGAACATAACGTAGATCAGTCTGGTTCCAGCGTGATAGTTACCAGAACGAAAAACATGCGAATTCCAAATACTCGTTTTAAGGAACACATCAGAGATGATCTGATTTTGTCTGAAGAACCGCGAAGAAGTATTCTGAAGAGAGATTCTAGCTCGTTCGAggacaatttcaattttaaatctcCTGACAGATTATCTGGCGATTATTGCCGACAGAGTAAGAGTTTCGAGGAAAGGGAGGAGGAGTATGAACGTGCCAGacgaagaatatttaaagatagCAGTGGAGAAAGTAGCGAAGTTACTTCCTGGCCTTACTGGTCTTCTTCAGAAAGTTCTGACGCTTCTGCGAGATATCGTTTGTTACATCCTTCGGATCATACGATGAG GCTGTGTTGCGTATGTAATAGACAAACGAAGCTCTTGAAAGGGGAATCTTTCGATGGAAGAGAATCCTGTCGAGGTTCCGTATTGAGGCCATCTGTTTCCAAGTCCTTTAGTTTCGGTGGTTACACCAGGGGAATGCTTTCTAGAGGGGACAGTGTTACATCCACTCATAGTGCTGGGGCTCGCCTTATGAAGCAAG AGATTAAATCTGTTGCAGACTCAGGTGCTAGTATGTGTTCACGACTAAGTCCTTCGAGTAGCGGCTATAAATCGCAAAGCCAACGCAGCGATGCCACGATATCGCCGTCTCCTTCGCCATCCCCTGTGGCAACCATGACCTGCAGTCATACCCAAGTATCTAGTCAGGATCTCGCTTCTCCGGAATCGAATAATCAAACGGTGATGTGGGCGGTTACCAGTATATCCAGTGTACCGCCGGGTAGCATAATCATAAATCCGCAAACGAATCAGCCGTATACCAATCCAGATGGTTCGATTTACCGTTTCGATCCAGAGAACCCACCAAAATTTTATACTGCTGCATTGCCGCCCGAAAACGAAAGGAATAACATGTCGCCCAGCAAGACTATAGAAGTATCCGAGCCACCCAAAATAACACAAAATAACACaaagaacgaaaataaaaagagatcgCAGACTAACAAGCAACACAACGGTGGTAACACAACAGCAGTGACTCATGTGACGAACTCGGCGACATCACCGAGTTTACCGTTCACGCCGCCACCTCAACAGAATCCAGGATCATTGCAACAAccgcaacaacaacaacaacaacaacaacaacagccgcagcagcaacaaactCTAGTCAAATCATCGTCGACAGTGCAAATTTGCAATCACAACCAAACAGCTCAACCATACACGACCTACGTACCTACCTCAGAACCATATAATCAGGGTGTTTATCCACCCTCTGTGGGGCAACAGACTGTGATGATGGCTCCTCATCCGAGTCAAAATCAGGCGAACGTTCAAAACAATGGTCAGGGTGATGTATTTAATCAGAATTCGGTTTACGCGAATTATGCAGTACCTGTGCAACAAGGACCAGTGTCGCAGACAACGGAGATAACGGAATTGTCCGGATATTTTATGGGTATGAGTATCTACGATCAACGCGTGACTGGTGATAACCATTCTACGCCGCCGCACTCTTACCCACAACCGCAACCATCTACAAATCAAGCAGTTCAAAATGTGCAGACGATGCCGCAGAATTACTGGCAACCACCACCCAATTCTGTACCG GCACAACAGACGATGTACTTCGTACCTCCGCCTGGTGCACCACTTTCAGTCAGTCAGGGTCCAGGTGATAGACAGCCATTACATCAACAACAGAGATTTACGACAAATTATTCTTTCAATGCACAAACTATGACTCCTCCGAGCCAATCAAATT CTAATTACGTGGGTAGTTATCCAGTCCCTTACAATTCAATGCCTGCTGTAACACCAGCACCAGGGGATTATACGTATCAACCATCAGTTCATATGGTACCTACGTATTATCCGCCAGGTCAAACGACGATTCAACCACCACCTGTCATGTACAGAGTGCCAACACCACCAAATACTCCGACTTCTAATCAG ATGCCTGGAATGCCACTGATGTACGTCAACTCTGGTAGCTATCCGCCACCAACGATGGTATCCAATGGAACATTTGGCCATCAAGTCGGGCACAATGGCACGTCACCTGCACCTCCTGGAACTTATATGACTCCTGCGCTGGTTCCCAATCTCGTTTTTAGACAAAATGTTCCT GTTGTTGCTGGTGTACGAGCTTCAACGCCAAGTAACTCTCAGAGAACTAGCAGGTCGCCGACTCCAGCACACGAGCTGTTCGGAAGTGGGAGCGGGGACAGAAGCGCACAACCCCAACCACGCTACCCACTGCCAATGTATCAGGGTGTCCATATTGTACAAG gaGATATGAGATTGATGCATCCCGCAGTACCAGCCAATCCACGGTTGCAGTATGCACCAGTACCATCACCACCTGTTGTTCAAGGTTGTCCACGACCGTACCGACCGCCTTCTTATTCGTCGAACACCTCAGGCGCTGGTACGCCAACCTCGTTTGATGGGAGAAATCAGAAAATTCGTAAACAGAG GTCCAAAGTAGCATCGTTGCCACCAACAGGCGCGCGGCCCAATCTTTATCAGACTCCTTCCATGCCGTCGCTCTCGTCTAACGTTCCGAAAGATATCAGAGAAG GGACTGTGAAGGTGACAATCACCCGCCGAAACCAACTGGTACAATATTAA
- the LOC100646199 gene encoding R3H domain-containing protein 2 isoform X4: MARLEIPSIVVHKGSRSHSRPESPTVVVRGGMPSLPSSRQGFVISGSNTSYQNSSESDMIDGNANPNVGSSPTQNSLHRSSPSCPPDKSDSENKNFRTRTNTKVKLLVRSHAMRESTSPPREPHNGSSSPHSPQSVDGEKKFVGNLSPNSTNVKLNNNESMFNSNLCPNQSPKQMRNTATSPTCRAPSRNGQSSPSQIHSPKNNNSPTNGNKSENQRSKMTGSHVIQKCNNCVKNNQNDRPGLLQTPVSPSKAGQALQHSPKSTNLAQNAQNNQQKMEQRRPNTLNICNNQCSTQCGNTLSVSRPSSRHKLRHQNSSQGSFDSASPCLSRDSSTELYTDSTGIDLEHFIAETINRNQKDRTVLLKIEKDLIEFAKDKQKVCHKFPNMSSYNRMLVHRVAAYFGMEHNVDQSGSSVIVTRTKNMRIPNTRFKEHIRDDLILSEEPRRSILKRDSSSFEDNFNFKSPDRLSGDYCRQSKSFEEREEEYERARRRIFKDSSGESSEVTSWPYWSSSESSDASARYRLLHPSDHTMRLCCVCNRQTKLLKGESFDGRESCRGSVLRPSVSKSFSFGGYTRGMLSRGDSVTSTHSAGARLMKQEIKSVADSGASMCSRLSPSSSGYKSQSQRSDATISPSPSPSPVATMTCSHTQVSSQDLASPESNNQTVMWAVTSISSVPPGSIIINPQTNQPYTNPDGSIYRFDPENPPKFYTAALPPENERNNMSPSKTIEVSEPPKITQNNTKNENKKRSQTNKQHNGGNTTAVTHVTNSATSPSLPFTPPPQQNPGSLQQPQQQQQQQQQQPQQQQTLVKSSSTVQICNHNQTAQPYTTYVPTSEPYNQGVYPPSVGQQTVMMAPHPSQNQANVQNNGQGDVFNQNSVYANYAVPVQQGPVSQTTEITELSGYFMGMSIYDQRVTGDNHSTPPHSYPQPQPSTNQAVQNVQTMPQNYWQPPPNSVPAQQTMYFVPPPGAPLSVSQGPGDRQPLHQQQRFTTNYSFNAQTMTPPSQSNSNYVGSYPVPYNSMPAVTPAPGDYTYQPSVHMVPTYYPPGQTTIQPPPVMYRVPTPPNTPTSNQMPGMPLMYVNSGSYPPPTMVSNGTFGHQVGHNGTSPAPPGTYMTPALVPNLVFRQNVPVVAGVRASTPSNSQRTSRSPTPAHELFGSGSGDRSAQPQPRYPLPMYQGVHIVQGDMRLMHPAVPANPRLQYAPVPSPPVVQGCPRPYRPPSYSSNTSGAGTPTSFDGRNQKIRKQRSKVASLPPTGARPNLYQTPSMPSLSSNVPKDIREAKPVEDNMI; encoded by the exons ATGGCCCGCCTGGAGA TACCAAGTATAGTGGTGCATAAAGGCAGCAGGTCGCATAGCCGACCTGAGAGTCCCACGGTGGTGGTGCGAGGAGGAATGCCCTCACTGCCATCCTCTAGGCAAGGCTTCGTCATAAGTGGCTCCAATACGTCATATCAGAACAGCTCGGAGTCGGATATGATAGACGGGAATGCCAATCCGAATGTCGGCTCTTCTCCTACACAGAATTCTCTCCACCGCAGCTCGCCCTCCTGTCCTCCTGACAAATCAGACTCAGAGAACAAGAACTTTCGTACCAGG ACGAATACGAAAGTTAAGTTGCTGGTCAGGAGCCATGCTATGAGAGAGTCGACGTCTCCTCCAAGGGAGCCACACAACGGTTCGTCGTCTCCACATAGCCCTCAGTCGGTAGACGGTGAAAAGAAGTTCGTGGGCAACCTGTCGCCAAATTCCACTAACGTGAAGCTTAATAACAACGAGTCAATGTTCAACAGTAATCTTTGCCCGAATCAATCCCCCAAGCAAATGCGTAATACAGCTACTTCACCTACCTGTCGAGCTCCGTCACGAAATG GTCAATCTAGTCCCTCCCAAATTCACTCACCAAAGAATAATAACTCTCCAACGAACGGCAATAAGTCGGAGAACCAACGTTCCAAGATGACAGGCTCGCACGTGATTCAAAAATGCAATAATTGCGTAAAGAACAATCAAAATGACCGACCCGGCTTGCTTCAGACGCCTGTGTCTCCGTCGAAGGCTGGGCAGGCGTTGCAACACTCGCCAAAGAGTACCAACCTGGCTCAAAACGCGCAAAACAATCAGCAGAAGATGGAACAACGTAGACCAAACACGTTGAATATTTGCAACAACCAGTGTTCGACGCAGTGCGGCAATACCTTGTCCGTGAGCAGACCTAGCTCGCGGCACAAGCTGAGGCATCAGAATTCCTCTCAGGGTAGCTTTGACAGCGCGTCTCCTTGCCTCTCACGAG ATAGTAGTACGGAATTGTATACGGACAGTACTGGAATAGATCTGGAGCATTTCATCGCGGAAACTATAAATCGTAACCAAAAGGATCGCACGGTGCTATTAAAAATCGAGAAAGATCTGATAGAATTTGCAAAGGACAAGCAGAAAGTCTGTCACAAGTTTCCAAACATGTCCTCTTACAACAGAATGCTAGTGCATCGCGTGGCAGCCTACTTTGGCATGGAACATAACGTAGATCAGTCTGGTTCCAGCGTGATAGTTACCAGAACGAAAAACATGCGAATTCCAAATACTCGTTTTAAGGAACACATCAGAGATGATCTGATTTTGTCTGAAGAACCGCGAAGAAGTATTCTGAAGAGAGATTCTAGCTCGTTCGAggacaatttcaattttaaatctcCTGACAGATTATCTGGCGATTATTGCCGACAGAGTAAGAGTTTCGAGGAAAGGGAGGAGGAGTATGAACGTGCCAGacgaagaatatttaaagatagCAGTGGAGAAAGTAGCGAAGTTACTTCCTGGCCTTACTGGTCTTCTTCAGAAAGTTCTGACGCTTCTGCGAGATATCGTTTGTTACATCCTTCGGATCATACGATGAG GCTGTGTTGCGTATGTAATAGACAAACGAAGCTCTTGAAAGGGGAATCTTTCGATGGAAGAGAATCCTGTCGAGGTTCCGTATTGAGGCCATCTGTTTCCAAGTCCTTTAGTTTCGGTGGTTACACCAGGGGAATGCTTTCTAGAGGGGACAGTGTTACATCCACTCATAGTGCTGGGGCTCGCCTTATGAAGCAAG AGATTAAATCTGTTGCAGACTCAGGTGCTAGTATGTGTTCACGACTAAGTCCTTCGAGTAGCGGCTATAAATCGCAAAGCCAACGCAGCGATGCCACGATATCGCCGTCTCCTTCGCCATCCCCTGTGGCAACCATGACCTGCAGTCATACCCAAGTATCTAGTCAGGATCTCGCTTCTCCGGAATCGAATAATCAAACGGTGATGTGGGCGGTTACCAGTATATCCAGTGTACCGCCGGGTAGCATAATCATAAATCCGCAAACGAATCAGCCGTATACCAATCCAGATGGTTCGATTTACCGTTTCGATCCAGAGAACCCACCAAAATTTTATACTGCTGCATTGCCGCCCGAAAACGAAAGGAATAACATGTCGCCCAGCAAGACTATAGAAGTATCCGAGCCACCCAAAATAACACAAAATAACACaaagaacgaaaataaaaagagatcgCAGACTAACAAGCAACACAACGGTGGTAACACAACAGCAGTGACTCATGTGACGAACTCGGCGACATCACCGAGTTTACCGTTCACGCCGCCACCTCAACAGAATCCAGGATCATTGCAACAAccgcaacaacaacaacaacaacaacaacaacagccgcagcagcaacaaactCTAGTCAAATCATCGTCGACAGTGCAAATTTGCAATCACAACCAAACAGCTCAACCATACACGACCTACGTACCTACCTCAGAACCATATAATCAGGGTGTTTATCCACCCTCTGTGGGGCAACAGACTGTGATGATGGCTCCTCATCCGAGTCAAAATCAGGCGAACGTTCAAAACAATGGTCAGGGTGATGTATTTAATCAGAATTCGGTTTACGCGAATTATGCAGTACCTGTGCAACAAGGACCAGTGTCGCAGACAACGGAGATAACGGAATTGTCCGGATATTTTATGGGTATGAGTATCTACGATCAACGCGTGACTGGTGATAACCATTCTACGCCGCCGCACTCTTACCCACAACCGCAACCATCTACAAATCAAGCAGTTCAAAATGTGCAGACGATGCCGCAGAATTACTGGCAACCACCACCCAATTCTGTACCG GCACAACAGACGATGTACTTCGTACCTCCGCCTGGTGCACCACTTTCAGTCAGTCAGGGTCCAGGTGATAGACAGCCATTACATCAACAACAGAGATTTACGACAAATTATTCTTTCAATGCACAAACTATGACTCCTCCGAGCCAATCAAATT CTAATTACGTGGGTAGTTATCCAGTCCCTTACAATTCAATGCCTGCTGTAACACCAGCACCAGGGGATTATACGTATCAACCATCAGTTCATATGGTACCTACGTATTATCCGCCAGGTCAAACGACGATTCAACCACCACCTGTCATGTACAGAGTGCCAACACCACCAAATACTCCGACTTCTAATCAG ATGCCTGGAATGCCACTGATGTACGTCAACTCTGGTAGCTATCCGCCACCAACGATGGTATCCAATGGAACATTTGGCCATCAAGTCGGGCACAATGGCACGTCACCTGCACCTCCTGGAACTTATATGACTCCTGCGCTGGTTCCCAATCTCGTTTTTAGACAAAATGTTCCT GTTGTTGCTGGTGTACGAGCTTCAACGCCAAGTAACTCTCAGAGAACTAGCAGGTCGCCGACTCCAGCACACGAGCTGTTCGGAAGTGGGAGCGGGGACAGAAGCGCACAACCCCAACCACGCTACCCACTGCCAATGTATCAGGGTGTCCATATTGTACAAG gaGATATGAGATTGATGCATCCCGCAGTACCAGCCAATCCACGGTTGCAGTATGCACCAGTACCATCACCACCTGTTGTTCAAGGTTGTCCACGACCGTACCGACCGCCTTCTTATTCGTCGAACACCTCAGGCGCTGGTACGCCAACCTCGTTTGATGGGAGAAATCAGAAAATTCGTAAACAGAG GTCCAAAGTAGCATCGTTGCCACCAACAGGCGCGCGGCCCAATCTTTATCAGACTCCTTCCATGCCGTCGCTCTCGTCTAACGTTCCGAAAGATATCAGAGAAG CGAAACCTGTGGAAGACAATATGATATAA